A single genomic interval of Daucus carota subsp. sativus chromosome 1, DH1 v3.0, whole genome shotgun sequence harbors:
- the LOC135146754 gene encoding histone H3.3-like, which yields MARSKQTARKSTGGLHVPRKQLVRKAARMSAPSTGPGRKPHRYRPGIVALREIRKYQKSTYLLIRKLPFQRLVHQIAQNFKPDLRFQSHAVLALQEASEAYLVCLFADTNLCAIHAKRVTIMPKDLHLARRIRGERA from the exons ATGGCTCGCAGCAAGCAAACTGCTCGTAAGTCTACAGGAGGATTACATGTTCCCCGAAAGCAACTTGTTCGTAAG GCTGCTCGTATGTCAGCTCCAAGCACTGGTCCAGGAAGGAAGCCACACAGATACCGGCCTGGAATCGTTGCCCTTCG TGAAATCCGTAAGTATCAGAAGAGTACATATCTGTTGATCAGGAAACTTCCATTCCAAAGGCTTGTACATCAAATTGCTCAAAACTTCAAG CCGGATTTGCGTTTCCAGAGCCATGCTGTTCTAGCGCTACAGGAGGCGTCTGAAGCATACTTAGTTTGTCTGTTTGCGGACACTAATTTATGTGCAATCCATGCTAAGCGTGTGACTATCATGCCCAAGGACCTTCATTTGGCTAGAAGGATCAGGGGTGAACGTGCTTAA
- the LOC108204386 gene encoding histone H3.3-like, giving the protein MARSKQTARKSTGGLHVPRKQLVRKAARMSAPSTGPGRKPHRYRPGIVALREIRKYQKSTYLLIRKLPFQRLVRQIAQNFKPDLRFQSHAVLALQEASEAYLVCLFADTNLCAIHAKRVTIMPKDLHLARRIRGERA; this is encoded by the exons ATGGCTCGCAGCAAGCAAACTGCTCGTAAGTCTACAGGAGGATTACATGTTCCCCGAAAGCAACTTGTTCGTAAG GCTGCTCGTATGTCAGCTCCAAGCACTGGTCCAGGAAGGAAGCCACACAGATACCGGCCTGGAATCGTTGCCCTTCG TGAAATCCGTAAGTATCAGAAGAGTACATATCTGTTGATCAGGAAACTTCCGTTCCAAAGGCTTGTACGTCAAATTGCTCAAAACTTCAAG CCGGATTTGCGTTTCCAGAGCCATGCTGTTCTAGCGCTACAGGAGGCGTCTGAAGCATACTTAGTTTGTCTGTTTGCGGACACTAATTTATGTGCAATCCATGCTAAGCGTGTGACTATCATGCCCAAGGACCTTCATTTGGCTAGAAGGATCAGGGGTGAACGTGCTTAA
- the LOC108204360 gene encoding histone H3.3-like, with protein MARSKQTARKSTGGLHVPRKQLVHKAARMSAPSTGPGRKPHRYRPGIVALREIRKYQKSTYLLIRKLPFQRLVRQIAQNFKPDLRFQSHAVLALQEASEAYLVCLFADTNLCAIHAKRVTIMPKDLHLARRIRGERA; from the exons ATGGCTCGCAGCAAGCAAACTGCTCGTAAGTCTACAGGAGGATTACATGTTCCCCGAAAGCAACTTGTTCATAAG GCTGCTCGTATGTCAGCTCCAAGCACTGGTCCAGGAAGGAAGCCACACAGATACCGGCCTGGAATCGTTGCCCTTCG TGAAATCCGTAAGTATCAGAAGAGTACATATCTGTTGATCAGGAAACTTCCGTTCCAAAGGCTTGTACGTCAAATTGCTCAAAACTTCAAG CCGGATTTGCGTTTCCAGAGCCATGCTGTTCTAGCGCTACAGGAGGCGTCTGAAGCATACTTAGTTTGTCTGTTTGCGGACACTAATTTATGTGCAATCCATGCTAAGCGTGTGACTATCATGCCCAAGGACCTTCATTTGGCTAGAAGGATCAGGGGTGAACGTGCTTAA